From Arachis stenosperma cultivar V10309 chromosome 2, arast.V10309.gnm1.PFL2, whole genome shotgun sequence, one genomic window encodes:
- the LOC130960401 gene encoding uncharacterized protein LOC130960401 isoform X2 has translation MGPKQCQVCNEAQSKYKCPSCYVPYCSLACFKNHKEFPCEKPSAQEDKTKSLVEKPLIVDEPIEVLQKHQLDAIVSSNEIRDALNNKALQELVCSINCSPNPENELDKAMAEEGFHLFTDKILSTINP, from the exons ATGGGTCCTAAACAATGCCAAGTTTGCAACGAAGCACAATCCAAGTACAAGTGCCCTTCATGTTATGTGCCTTA TTGTTCTCTGGCATGTTTCAAGAATCACAAAG AATTTCCATGTGAGAAGCCGTCTGCTCAAGAGGACAAAACAA AATCACTTGTAGAAAAGCCATTAATTGTTGATGAACCTATTGAGGTACTGCAAAAACACCAACTGGATGCTATAG TGTCTTCCAATGAGATCCGTGATGCTTTGAACAATAAAGCCCTTCAAGAACTAGTTTGCAGCATTAATTGTTCCCCAAATCCTGAGAAC GAACTTGATAAAGCTATGGCTGAGGAGGGATTTCACTTGTTCACAGATAAG ATTTTATCAACTATCAATCCCTAA
- the LOC130960401 gene encoding uncharacterized protein LOC130960401 isoform X1 translates to MGPKQCQVCNEAQSKYKCPSCYVPYCSLACFKNHKEFPCEKPSAQEDKTTAVSESLVEKPLIVDEPIEVLQKHQLDAIVSSNEIRDALNNKALQELVCSINCSPNPENELDKAMAEEGFHLFTDKILSTINP, encoded by the exons ATGGGTCCTAAACAATGCCAAGTTTGCAACGAAGCACAATCCAAGTACAAGTGCCCTTCATGTTATGTGCCTTA TTGTTCTCTGGCATGTTTCAAGAATCACAAAG AATTTCCATGTGAGAAGCCGTCTGCTCAAGAGGACAAAACAA CTGCTGTTTCAGAATCACTTGTAGAAAAGCCATTAATTGTTGATGAACCTATTGAGGTACTGCAAAAACACCAACTGGATGCTATAG TGTCTTCCAATGAGATCCGTGATGCTTTGAACAATAAAGCCCTTCAAGAACTAGTTTGCAGCATTAATTGTTCCCCAAATCCTGAGAAC GAACTTGATAAAGCTATGGCTGAGGAGGGATTTCACTTGTTCACAGATAAG ATTTTATCAACTATCAATCCCTAA